The following are encoded in a window of Campylobacter sp. MIT 12-8780 genomic DNA:
- a CDS encoding TlpA family protein disulfide reductase produces MRIFITLFLALFLISCSSDDKDEQNASSLLSWGQGNKQSFDLKLNNGENLFIKSNEGKLEFVSNDKATLFVFFTTWCAPCLAEIPHLNKLQEKYQDNFNIIGILLEDKNSNEVSNFINEKQISFKVALGEPNFTFAQSVGGVNAIPTMILYSSSGELVGQYLGIIPQEMLDIDIQKAIM; encoded by the coding sequence ATGAGAATTTTTATAACTTTGTTTTTAGCTCTTTTTTTAATCTCATGCTCAAGTGATGATAAAGATGAACAAAACGCAAGCTCACTTCTTTCTTGGGGACAGGGCAATAAACAAAGCTTTGATCTTAAACTCAATAATGGCGAGAATTTATTTATCAAGTCAAATGAAGGAAAACTTGAGTTTGTGAGTAATGATAAGGCAACTTTATTTGTGTTTTTTACAACTTGGTGTGCTCCGTGTTTGGCTGAAATTCCTCATCTTAACAAGCTTCAAGAAAAGTATCAAGATAATTTTAATATTATCGGTATTTTGCTTGAAGATAAAAATTCAAACGAAGTATCAAATTTCATAAATGAAAAACAAATCAGCTTTAAAGTGGCTTTGGGTGAGCCAAATTTCACCTTTGCTCAAAGCGTGGGTGGAGTAAATGCTATACCTACGATGATACTTTATTCAAGTTCTGGAGAGCTTGTGGGGCAGTATTTGGGTATTATCCCTCAAGAAATGCTTGATATTGACATTCAAAAAGCGATTATGTAA
- the rny gene encoding ribonuclease Y: MLITLTAFIAVIIGVGIGYIVAKKINDAKHDIFVEQAKAKAKAIEYEAELVLKDAKNSVLNAEFEAKKKFEDKSHKMQKEYSQKFDDLHKKEQNLKESSQELEKKQKKATELFEESINLKNNYEEKLVEVLKTLERSAGLTQEEAKKIVLKKVEENSRQEIASIVRKYEEEAKNEGKRKANYIIAQATSRFAGEFAAERLINVVNIKNDELKGRIIGKEGRNVKTLEMVLGVDIIIDDTPGAIIVSCFNLYRRAIATKVIELLVEDGRIQPARIEEIYEKVCKDFESSILEEGENIIMDLGLSKMHPEIVKLIGKLKYRASYGQNALAHSLEVAHLAGIIAAECGGDESLARRAGLLHDIGKALTHDFEGSHVDLGGELCKRYKEPEAVINAIYAHHGHEEATSVESAAVCTADVLSAGRPGARREVLEAFLKRVTELENIAKSKEGIKNAYAINAGREIRVIANAKLINDDEAVLLAKEIASEIQDKVQFPGEIKVNVIRELRAVDYAR, translated from the coding sequence ATGCTGATAACTTTAACTGCATTTATCGCCGTTATCATAGGCGTAGGGATTGGGTATATAGTTGCCAAAAAAATAAACGATGCAAAGCATGATATTTTTGTTGAGCAGGCGAAAGCAAAAGCAAAAGCCATAGAATACGAAGCTGAACTTGTGCTAAAGGATGCTAAAAATTCAGTTTTAAATGCTGAATTTGAAGCCAAAAAGAAATTTGAGGATAAAAGCCACAAAATGCAAAAAGAATATTCTCAAAAATTTGATGATTTGCACAAAAAAGAGCAAAATCTCAAAGAAAGCTCACAAGAGCTAGAAAAAAAGCAAAAAAAGGCTACAGAGCTTTTTGAAGAAAGCATTAATCTTAAAAACAATTACGAAGAAAAGCTAGTAGAGGTTTTAAAAACCTTGGAACGCTCAGCCGGACTTACCCAAGAAGAAGCCAAAAAAATCGTCTTAAAAAAAGTCGAAGAAAACTCAAGGCAAGAAATCGCTTCTATAGTCCGTAAATACGAAGAAGAAGCCAAAAACGAAGGTAAAAGAAAGGCAAACTACATCATCGCACAAGCGACTTCTCGCTTTGCTGGCGAATTTGCAGCTGAAAGGCTCATCAATGTCGTAAATATCAAAAATGATGAGCTTAAAGGACGCATTATAGGCAAAGAAGGACGCAATGTCAAAACTCTAGAAATGGTGCTAGGCGTGGATATTATCATCGATGATACGCCAGGAGCTATCATAGTAAGTTGCTTTAACCTCTACCGCAGAGCCATAGCGACGAAGGTTATAGAACTCTTAGTTGAAGATGGACGCATTCAACCTGCCCGCATAGAAGAAATTTATGAAAAAGTCTGCAAAGACTTTGAAAGCTCAATCCTTGAAGAAGGCGAAAATATCATCATGGATTTAGGGCTAAGCAAAATGCACCCTGAGATAGTTAAACTTATCGGCAAGCTTAAATACAGAGCAAGCTACGGACAAAATGCTCTTGCTCACTCTTTAGAAGTCGCTCACTTAGCCGGTATCATCGCTGCTGAATGCGGAGGCGATGAAAGCTTGGCTCGTCGTGCTGGGCTTTTGCACGATATAGGCAAAGCTTTAACTCATGATTTTGAAGGCTCACATGTGGATTTAGGAGGCGAGCTTTGCAAACGATATAAAGAGCCTGAAGCTGTGATAAACGCCATTTACGCTCATCATGGACACGAAGAAGCTACAAGCGTGGAAAGTGCGGCTGTTTGCACCGCTGATGTGCTTTCAGCAGGGCGTCCAGGAGCTAGAAGAGAAGTTCTTGAAGCCTTTTTAAAACGAGTAACTGAGCTTGAAAATATAGCCAAAAGCAAAGAAGGGATTAAAAACGCTTATGCTATCAATGCTGGGCGTGAGATTAGAGTCATTGCTAATGCAAAACTTATCAATGATGATGAAGCCGTGCTTTTAGCTAAAG
- a CDS encoding MBL fold metallo-hydrolase, with product MQILKKACGAYGTNCYILKSEQGDFVIDPGDGAFDFVKQNATEVKAILNTHGHFDHVWDNEAVKRHFKAPIYIHKFDEFMLSDPFGMGHEHSKADVLITDENEFDISGVKFKFLLFPGHTPGCCMIELVGEGLAFSGDFLFQGSIGRYDFPYSDANLMKQSLERVASFKDELRLLPGHGGETTLKTEQAHLDFWLRNF from the coding sequence ATGCAAATTTTAAAAAAAGCGTGTGGGGCTTACGGCACAAATTGCTACATACTCAAAAGCGAGCAAGGAGACTTTGTCATCGATCCTGGAGATGGAGCATTTGACTTTGTAAAGCAAAATGCAACTGAGGTTAAAGCGATCTTAAATACGCACGGACATTTTGATCATGTTTGGGATAACGAAGCGGTAAAAAGGCATTTTAAGGCTCCTATTTATATACATAAATTTGATGAGTTTATGCTAAGCGATCCTTTTGGTATGGGGCATGAGCATTCAAAAGCAGATGTTTTAATCACCGATGAAAATGAATTTGACATCTCTGGAGTGAAATTTAAATTCCTTCTTTTTCCCGGACACACGCCGGGGTGTTGTATGATAGAACTTGTCGGTGAAGGCTTGGCTTTTAGTGGGGATTTTTTGTTTCAAGGAAGTATTGGAAGGTATGATTTTCCTTATTCTGATGCAAATTTAATGAAACAAAGCCTAGAGCGAGTGGCTAGCTTTAAAGATGAGCTAAGGCTTTTGCCAGGACACGGAGGAGAAACCACGCTAAAAACCGAGCAAGCTCATCTTGACTTTTGGCTAAGGAACTTTTGA
- the ftsY gene encoding signal recognition particle-docking protein FtsY, with translation MLDFLKKGLQKTFANFSDLKKGKEKISKDLLEEMLLEADVSYEIIEEILYYLPPSDEVKKEDLLRVMKAYFIYDKPKAIEEKPFVQLILGVNGAGKTTSIAKLANFYIQNNQKVILGACDTFRAGAIEQLKLWAKKLELDIVASAQGHDPSAVAYDAISKALAKKYDRVILDTAGRLQNQKNLASELEKIVRICAKAMPNAPHQKILVLDGTQGNAGILQARAFNELVKLDGVIITKLDGTAKGGALFGIAKELELPILYIGVGEGVEDLLEFNVDEYLQALLEGIFE, from the coding sequence ATGCTTGATTTTTTAAAAAAAGGTTTGCAAAAAACCTTTGCTAATTTTAGCGATCTTAAAAAGGGTAAGGAAAAAATTTCAAAAGATTTGCTTGAAGAAATGCTTCTTGAAGCTGATGTGAGCTATGAGATCATAGAAGAAATTTTATATTATCTTCCGCCAAGCGATGAGGTTAAAAAGGAAGATTTGCTACGCGTGATGAAGGCGTATTTTATCTATGATAAACCAAAAGCTATCGAGGAAAAACCCTTTGTTCAGCTTATCTTAGGTGTAAATGGGGCTGGAAAAACCACAAGTATTGCTAAACTTGCAAATTTTTATATACAAAATAATCAAAAGGTGATTTTAGGAGCTTGTGATACCTTTAGAGCTGGAGCGATCGAGCAGCTTAAGCTTTGGGCTAAAAAACTCGAACTTGACATAGTCGCTTCCGCACAAGGTCACGATCCTTCAGCTGTAGCGTATGATGCGATTAGCAAGGCTTTAGCCAAAAAATATGATAGGGTGATCCTAGATACAGCCGGACGTTTGCAAAATCAAAAAAATCTTGCTAGCGAGCTTGAAAAAATCGTGCGAATTTGTGCTAAAGCTATGCCAAATGCTCCCCATCAAAAAATCCTCGTACTTGATGGCACTCAAGGTAATGCTGGCATTTTGCAAGCTAGGGCTTTTAACGAGCTTGTTAAACTTGATGGCGTGATTATCACTAAGCTTGATGGCACGGCTAAGGGTGGGGCTTTATTTGGTATAGCAAAAGAGCTTGAGCTTCCTATACTTTATATAGGAGTAGGCGAGGGCGTAGAGGATTTACTTGAATTTAATGTTGATGAGTATTTGCAAGCTTTGCTTGAAGGTATTTTTGAGTAA
- a CDS encoding 5-formyltetrahydrofolate cyclo-ligase, producing the protein MKEEFRKLQKSKLIQLQKYFFRHDFAVFKECLQLIKNTKAKNVLIYLPLTYELDLYKFRHEFSKNCQLFVPFMQDESLKVIKLRLPFYKKRFGVKEPKNSLMSVRIDLAIVPVLGVDKSFKRIGHGKGFYDRFFASLKYKPLIVFVQATQGFSQIKLSQEHDIQGDFYLNPFKKFYKKELKNADNFNCIYRRYHRRRDWVYSCQKNKRCKA; encoded by the coding sequence ATGAAAGAAGAATTTAGAAAATTGCAAAAAAGCAAATTGATCCAACTTCAAAAATACTTTTTCAGACATGATTTTGCTGTATTTAAAGAATGCCTTCAGCTCATAAAAAACACAAAAGCAAAAAATGTCTTAATCTACCTACCACTTACTTATGAGCTTGATTTATATAAGTTTAGACACGAATTCAGTAAAAATTGTCAGCTTTTTGTTCCATTTATGCAAGATGAAAGTTTAAAAGTGATAAAATTAAGACTACCTTTTTATAAAAAGAGGTTTGGGGTTAAAGAACCAAAGAATTCTTTGATGAGTGTTAGAATTGATTTAGCTATAGTGCCAGTGCTTGGCGTGGATAAAAGCTTTAAAAGAATAGGACATGGTAAAGGTTTTTACGATAGGTTTTTTGCAAGCTTAAAATATAAACCTTTAATCGTTTTTGTGCAAGCTACGCAGGGATTTAGCCAAATAAAACTAAGTCAAGAACACGATATACAAGGTGATTTCTATCTTAACCCTTTTAAAAAATTTTATAAGAAAGAGTTGAAAAATGCTGATAACTTTAACTGCATTTATCGCCGTTATCATAGGCGTAGGGATTGGGTATATAGTTGCCAAAAAAATAAACGATGCAAAGCATGA